One genomic segment of Natrononativus amylolyticus includes these proteins:
- a CDS encoding TspO/MBR family protein encodes MATDTAARGWPEWGELARAAAFVVLINVVGGAPGLLSSPDTAWFRSLEKPAFYPPEIAFPIVWTLLFTLMGIALWLVWRSDGPGRRPAIGLFAAQMVFNVVWTPAFFTFQELLVAFGIIAVLWLLLVATILAFRRVDRRAALLLVPYLAWVTFAAVLNFELWRLNA; translated from the coding sequence ATGGCTACCGACACCGCCGCCCGAGGGTGGCCAGAGTGGGGCGAACTCGCTCGAGCCGCCGCCTTCGTCGTCCTGATCAACGTCGTCGGGGGCGCTCCCGGTCTGCTCTCCTCGCCGGATACGGCCTGGTTTCGAAGCCTCGAGAAGCCGGCGTTCTACCCACCCGAAATCGCCTTTCCAATTGTCTGGACGCTCCTGTTCACCCTGATGGGGATCGCCCTCTGGCTCGTCTGGCGGAGCGACGGCCCCGGACGGCGGCCGGCGATCGGACTGTTCGCCGCACAGATGGTCTTCAACGTCGTCTGGACGCCCGCGTTCTTCACCTTCCAGGAACTGCTCGTCGCCTTCGGGATCATCGCCGTCCTCTGGCTGTTGCTGGTAGCGACGATCCTCGCGTTCCGGCGGGTCGACCGACGGGCGGCCCTCCTGCTCGTCCCCTATCTCGCATGGGTGACGTTCGCCGCCGTGCTCAACTTCGAACTCTGGCGGCTGAACGCCTAG
- a CDS encoding DEAD/DEAH box helicase has protein sequence MAVPDDPPAIEHPLLESNFLERRLYQLKLAGTAANDHTLVCLPTGLGKTTVSLLVTARRLEEVGGKSLMLAPTKPLVAQHADFYREALAIPDEEIVVFTGDVSPDDRAALWEESTVIMATPQVIENDLVGSRVSLAGVTHITFDECHRATGDYAYNYIAERYHADASQPLVTGMSASPGGDEEAILEVCENLGLREVEVMTEEDADVAEFTHDTDVEWERIDLPEEVLEIRDGLNEVISDRLEKLKELGVARSTQPDQSQKDLNRMRAELQKLINNDQSEGYKGMSVHAEVMKLRQAVTLVETQSVEAVRRYFERQRNQARTSGASKASQRLVSDPRVREAMRKAESFDQLHPKYRKTRMLLAETLGLEGGERVIVFTESRDTAEALTEFLNTSFDAKRFVGQGDREGSDGMTQNQQQEVLDQFRAGEFEVLVSTSVAEEGLDVPEVDLVLFYEPVPTAIRSIQRKGRTGRQSEGRVVVLMAEDTRDEAYFWISRRREKEMESELRELKGMAEDLESELDDAQQSLETYTTGAKVESNGGKPGDGEGGSSGSEGGREQPGLQKFAGAEAADGETTEEVETHEPSADGDGIEIVADQREMDATIARELSKREGIEIRLETLDVGDYVLSDRVVVERKSVADFVDSLVGGERSIFEQVGAMSRGYSRPIVIVEGEGLYEQRDIHPNAIRGALSSLAVDFGASVLRTESEADTTELLAVIAGREQDVSSREVSVHGEKGAKTLSEQQEYVVSAIAEIGPVTARSLLSEFGDVESVMIASEEELQEADGVGQVTAERIREVIGSAYTPSAN, from the coding sequence ATGGCCGTTCCGGACGATCCGCCCGCGATCGAGCACCCGCTGCTCGAGTCGAACTTCCTCGAGCGCCGCCTCTACCAGCTGAAACTCGCCGGCACCGCGGCGAACGACCACACACTGGTCTGCCTGCCGACGGGGCTGGGAAAGACGACGGTGAGCCTGCTGGTGACCGCAAGACGGCTCGAGGAAGTGGGTGGAAAGTCGCTGATGCTCGCGCCGACGAAGCCGCTGGTCGCCCAGCACGCGGACTTCTACCGCGAAGCGCTCGCGATACCCGACGAGGAGATCGTCGTCTTCACGGGCGACGTCAGCCCCGACGACCGGGCCGCCCTCTGGGAGGAGTCGACGGTGATCATGGCGACCCCGCAGGTGATCGAGAACGACCTCGTCGGCTCGCGGGTTTCCCTCGCCGGCGTGACTCACATCACCTTCGACGAGTGCCACCGCGCCACCGGCGACTACGCCTACAACTACATCGCAGAACGCTACCACGCCGACGCGAGCCAGCCGCTCGTGACCGGCATGTCGGCGTCGCCCGGCGGCGACGAGGAGGCGATCCTCGAGGTCTGTGAGAACCTCGGGCTGCGAGAGGTCGAGGTGATGACCGAGGAGGACGCCGACGTCGCGGAGTTCACCCACGACACGGACGTCGAGTGGGAACGGATCGATCTCCCGGAGGAGGTCCTCGAGATCCGCGACGGGCTGAACGAGGTGATCAGCGACAGGCTCGAGAAGCTCAAGGAACTCGGCGTCGCGCGGTCGACCCAGCCCGACCAGTCCCAGAAGGACCTGAACCGGATGCGCGCCGAACTCCAGAAACTGATCAACAACGATCAGTCGGAGGGGTACAAAGGGATGTCCGTCCACGCGGAGGTGATGAAGCTCCGCCAGGCGGTGACGCTGGTCGAAACCCAGAGCGTCGAGGCGGTCCGGCGGTACTTCGAGCGCCAGCGAAACCAGGCCCGCACCTCGGGCGCCTCGAAGGCGAGCCAGCGGCTGGTGAGCGATCCAAGAGTCCGGGAGGCGATGCGAAAGGCCGAATCGTTCGATCAGCTCCACCCGAAGTACCGCAAGACGCGGATGCTGCTGGCGGAGACGCTGGGGCTCGAGGGCGGCGAGCGCGTCATCGTCTTCACCGAATCGCGAGACACGGCGGAGGCGCTGACGGAGTTTCTGAACACCAGCTTCGACGCCAAGCGGTTCGTGGGCCAGGGCGACCGGGAGGGGAGCGACGGGATGACCCAGAACCAGCAACAGGAGGTGCTCGACCAGTTCCGCGCCGGCGAGTTCGAGGTGCTCGTCTCCACCTCGGTCGCCGAGGAGGGACTGGACGTACCGGAGGTCGACCTCGTGCTGTTCTACGAGCCCGTTCCCACCGCCATCCGTTCGATCCAGCGCAAGGGACGGACGGGGCGACAGTCGGAGGGGCGCGTCGTCGTCCTGATGGCCGAGGACACCCGCGACGAGGCCTACTTCTGGATCTCCCGCCGGCGCGAGAAGGAGATGGAGAGCGAACTCCGAGAACTGAAGGGGATGGCCGAGGATCTCGAGTCCGAACTCGACGACGCCCAGCAGTCCCTCGAGACGTACACCACCGGGGCGAAAGTGGAGTCGAACGGCGGAAAACCCGGCGACGGCGAGGGGGGTTCCAGTGGAAGCGAGGGGGGTCGAGAACAGCCCGGTCTACAGAAGTTCGCGGGTGCGGAGGCCGCGGACGGAGAGACGACGGAGGAGGTCGAAACTCACGAGCCCAGCGCCGACGGCGACGGAATCGAGATCGTCGCCGACCAGCGCGAGATGGACGCCACCATCGCCCGCGAACTCTCGAAACGGGAGGGAATCGAGATTCGCCTCGAGACCCTCGACGTCGGCGACTACGTGCTCTCCGACCGCGTGGTCGTCGAGCGCAAGTCGGTGGCGGACTTCGTCGACTCGCTGGTCGGCGGCGAGCGCTCGATCTTCGAGCAGGTGGGCGCGATGTCGCGAGGCTACTCCCGCCCGATCGTGATCGTCGAGGGCGAGGGGCTGTACGAACAGCGCGACATCCACCCGAACGCGATCAGGGGGGCGCTCTCGAGTCTGGCCGTCGACTTCGGCGCGAGCGTCCTCCGAACGGAAAGCGAGGCGGACACGACCGAACTGCTGGCGGTGATCGCCGGACGAGAACAGGACGTCTCGAGTCGCGAGGTGTCGGTCCACGGCGAGAAGGGAGCGAAAACCCTGAGCGAGCAACAGGAGTACGTCGTGAGCGCGATCGCCGAGATCGGTCCGGTCACCGCCCGGTCGCTGCTTTCCGAGTTCGGCGACGTCGAATCGGTGATGATCGCGAGCGAGGAGGAGCTACAGGAGGCCGACGGTGTCGGGCAGGTAACTGCAGAGCGGATACGCGAGGTCATCGGCAGCGCGTACACGCCGTCGGCCAACTGA
- the dacB gene encoding D-alanyl-D-alanine carboxypeptidase/D-alanyl-D-alanine endopeptidase codes for MSTPRRLMLENLRLDRRRFVQASGLAVLAGMATGSGQAVTDGGETTTQVDPGDAFDQIDRAAISVFARDVETGDVISSHDPQMPVPPASTTKLLTTAAAFDELGPDYRFETTVGVVGERRNDGVVESLGVVARGDPDMTEDDLRELAAAVADSGIRRVTDRLVVDVSAFDDGEYPPAWTLGDATSSYAPKSSAFVVNHNEVDVTASRDGDSCEFDVSLEPHWDGIDVDVDLECVDEDRFVTIGTSEHWRNTVEIGGRMIPDDVATASVPIGTPNEYAANVFANALEDEGVSVTPGGGAEPEIEISHESVDLAETVATHESRTLAEVAEGFNFWSYNMVGENIARTVAYEREGLGTWATWESYLDERLRNAGAETPRIRDGSGLSRHDLASAHDVVSMIEWGIDQEWGETFRESMAVAGEDGTVRNRLGDVDATIRAKSGSLTGVTCLAGVIEDGGEPVATYAVLAANLTGERAVGASPRVDDLVAMIAEAAT; via the coding sequence GTGAGCACACCCAGGCGACTCATGCTGGAGAACCTTCGGCTGGATCGGCGGCGATTCGTACAGGCGAGCGGACTGGCGGTCCTCGCGGGGATGGCGACGGGGTCCGGACAGGCCGTGACCGACGGCGGGGAGACCACGACGCAGGTCGACCCCGGCGACGCGTTCGATCAGATCGATCGGGCGGCGATCAGCGTCTTCGCTCGCGACGTAGAGACCGGCGACGTGATCTCGAGTCACGACCCCCAGATGCCGGTGCCGCCGGCGTCGACGACCAAGCTGCTGACGACGGCGGCCGCCTTCGACGAACTCGGCCCCGACTACCGCTTCGAGACGACCGTCGGCGTCGTCGGCGAGCGACGAAACGACGGCGTCGTCGAGTCGCTGGGCGTCGTCGCCCGCGGCGACCCGGATATGACCGAAGACGACCTGCGCGAGCTCGCGGCGGCCGTCGCCGACAGCGGCATTCGACGGGTCACCGACCGCCTCGTCGTCGACGTCTCCGCGTTCGACGACGGCGAGTACCCGCCGGCGTGGACCCTCGGCGACGCGACCTCCTCGTACGCCCCGAAGAGTTCGGCGTTCGTCGTCAACCACAACGAAGTCGACGTCACCGCCTCCCGCGACGGCGACAGCTGCGAGTTCGACGTCTCCCTCGAGCCCCACTGGGACGGAATCGACGTCGACGTGGACCTCGAGTGCGTCGACGAGGACCGGTTCGTCACCATCGGCACGTCCGAACACTGGCGGAACACCGTCGAGATCGGCGGTCGGATGATTCCCGACGACGTGGCGACCGCTTCGGTCCCCATCGGAACCCCCAACGAGTACGCGGCGAACGTCTTCGCGAACGCGCTCGAGGACGAGGGGGTCTCCGTCACGCCGGGTGGCGGCGCCGAACCCGAGATCGAGATCAGTCACGAGTCGGTCGATCTCGCGGAAACGGTGGCAACCCACGAGTCCCGAACGCTCGCGGAGGTAGCGGAGGGGTTCAACTTCTGGTCGTACAACATGGTCGGCGAGAACATCGCCCGGACGGTTGCCTACGAGCGCGAGGGGCTGGGCACGTGGGCTACCTGGGAGTCGTATCTCGACGAGCGGCTCCGAAACGCGGGCGCGGAGACGCCCCGGATCCGCGACGGCTCCGGCCTCTCGAGACACGACCTCGCCTCCGCTCACGACGTCGTCTCGATGATCGAGTGGGGCATCGACCAGGAGTGGGGAGAGACGTTCCGCGAGTCGATGGCGGTCGCCGGCGAGGACGGGACGGTTCGGAACCGTCTGGGCGACGTCGATGCGACGATCAGGGCCAAGAGCGGCTCGCTCACGGGCGTCACCTGTCTCGCGGGCGTCATCGAAGACGGCGGCGAGCCGGTGGCGACGTACGCGGTGCTCGCGGCGAACCTCACCGGCGAGCGCGCCGTCGGCGCCTCGCCGCGGGTCGACGACCTGGTGGCGATGATCGCCGAGGCGGCGACCTGA